One window from the genome of Planctomycetaceae bacterium encodes:
- a CDS encoding RHS repeat-associated core domain-containing protein, protein MTLTTYQWDPVTDQLLSEDDGTTRTDYTHEPNLYGDLLSQTDGTNTCFYHFDARGDTRQLTDDTETVTDSWIFDAWGNVLSRTGITPTPFQFLGKLGYAYDILIGLNYVRARWYRSQSGTWMSEDPIRFSDGLLFFEYCLNSPIVRIDPSGTCSCCCCPDEINLSPLGEPKWVQPNEGDGTAFPPPADYPRLFFPFTVYTKLFILHERIEAELGSTCSATWFECANHGGHLGQKPFKWFRIETSRPGMEQNWSDPPPNECPSRFNREWSDEPSVDARDDQGTAINFLYRVKPTAGCTCPIKELKFHFFVQMGKVKTDPGSGHLVNFEYARKPVLKPGWHSEMEELGCNMDALKTEFPKDF, encoded by the coding sequence ATGACACTGACAACCTACCAATGGGATCCCGTCACCGATCAGCTTCTTTCTGAAGATGACGGAACGACTCGGACGGACTACACGCACGAACCCAATCTCTACGGCGATCTGCTCTCACAAACCGACGGCACAAACACCTGCTTCTACCACTTCGATGCAAGAGGTGATACGAGGCAGCTCACTGACGACACCGAAACCGTCACAGATTCATGGATCTTCGACGCCTGGGGAAATGTACTGAGCCGAACCGGGATCACACCGACACCGTTCCAGTTTCTTGGCAAGCTAGGCTATGCCTATGATATCCTAATTGGCCTCAACTATGTAAGGGCGAGATGGTATCGCTCACAATCTGGCACGTGGATGAGTGAGGACCCGATCAGGTTCAGTGATGGACTTCTGTTTTTCGAGTACTGCCTCAATTCGCCGATCGTTCGAATCGACCCATCGGGCACATGTAGTTGCTGCTGCTGCCCAGACGAAATAAACCTTTCGCCATTGGGGGAACCAAAATGGGTTCAACCGAACGAAGGGGATGGCACCGCTTTTCCTCCACCTGCGGATTATCCCAGGCTATTCTTTCCGTTTACTGTATACACTAAGCTTTTCATTCTGCACGAACGCATCGAGGCCGAACTTGGTTCAACCTGTTCAGCTACATGGTTTGAATGCGCAAATCACGGTGGGCATCTTGGCCAAAAGCCGTTCAAATGGTTCAGGATCGAGACGTCTCGACCGGGTATGGAACAAAATTGGTCGGATCCGCCACCAAACGAGTGTCCAAGCCGCTTCAATCGAGAATGGTCTGACGAACCAAGTGTGGATGCACGCGACGACCAGGGGACCGCCATAAATTTTCTTTATCGCGTTAAGCCGACCGCAGGATGCACCTGTCCAATCAAAGAGTTGAAGTTCCATTTCTTTGTACAGATGGGGAAAGTCAAAACTGATCCTGGTTCAGGACATCTAGTTAATTTTGAGTATGCTCGCAAACCTGTCCTGAAACCTGGCTGGCACTCTGAGATGGAGGAATTGGGCTGTAACATGGATGCGCTGAAGACCGAGTTCCCCAAAGATTTCTGA
- a CDS encoding IS3 family transposase (programmed frameshift), with protein sequence MTSKRKHHSAEQIVKKLRDAETMLSAGKTVAEVVQVLEVSEQTYYRWKSKYGGMKSEEAKRLKDLEVENARLKKLLAEAELDKAMLKELAFGKLVSPSRKREAVKHLQREFSVSERRACCLTEQHRSSQRYEAKPADDEPVVVARMLELVREHPRFGYRRIARLLQREGHRVGFDRAYRLWRREGLKVPQKPRKKRRLGNSSQGCVRHRVSRRNHVWAWDFVFDSTSRGSSLKWLAIIDEYTRECLALKVARRIRHEDVVDVLRGLFMAHGIPEHIRSDNGPEFIAAGLRRWLDRSGVGPLYISPGSPWENGYAESFNSRFRDEFLGCEVFDDVHSAQALGTAWRVSYNDYRPHSSLGYQTPAEFARTCIASTPASAVPQPPFQQSTSLQP encoded by the exons ATGACAAGCAAGCGTAAACATCATTCAGCGGAGCAGATCGTCAAGAAGCTTCGTGATGCTGAGACCATGTTGAGTGCAGGCAAGACGGTGGCTGAAGTCGTGCAGGTTCTGGAGGTCAGCGAGCAGACGTACTATCGCTGGAAGAGCAAATACGGAGGCATGAAGTCAGAGGAAGCGAAGCGGCTGAAGGATCTTGAGGTGGAGAACGCACGACTGAAGAAGTTGCTGGCCGAGGCGGAACTGGACAAAGCGATGCTGAAGGAACTGGCGT TCGGGAAACTGGTGAGCCCTTCGCGCAAACGTGAGGCAGTGAAGCATCTGCAGAGAGAATTCAGCGTGAGTGAACGTCGGGCGTGCTGCCTGACGGAACAGCACCGAAGTTCTCAGCGGTACGAAGCGAAGCCAGCAGATGATGAGCCGGTTGTTGTGGCACGGATGCTGGAGCTTGTTCGAGAGCATCCTCGGTTTGGTTATCGTCGGATCGCCAGGTTGCTTCAGCGTGAAGGGCATCGAGTGGGTTTTGATCGAGCGTATCGCCTTTGGCGTCGAGAGGGACTGAAAGTCCCTCAAAAGCCGAGGAAAAAGCGTCGTTTGGGTAACAGCAGTCAGGGTTGCGTTCGGCATCGAGTGAGCCGGCGCAACCATGTCTGGGCCTGGGACTTCGTATTTGACAGTACGAGCCGTGGATCCTCATTGAAGTGGCTGGCAATCATCGACGAATACACACGTGAGTGTCTGGCGTTGAAGGTCGCTCGCCGTATTCGGCACGAAGATGTCGTGGATGTGCTCCGCGGTTTATTCATGGCTCACGGAATTCCCGAGCACATTCGGTCTGACAACGGCCCTGAGTTCATTGCCGCCGGGCTTCGCAGGTGGCTTGATCGATCGGGTGTCGGCCCGTTGTATATTTCCCCGGGCAGTCCGTGGGAGAACGGTTACGCAGAGAGTTTCAACAGCCGGTTCCGGGATGAGTTTCTTGGCTGCGAAGTGTTTGATGATGTGCACTCTGCTCAGGCATTGGGGACTGCCTGGCGAGTGAGTTACAACGACTACCGTCCCCATAGTTCGCTGGGTTATCAAACGCCAGCAGAATTCGCGCGGACGTGCATTGCTTCCACTCCGGCTTCGGCTGTGCCTCAGCCTCCGTTCCAGCAATCCACGTCCCTACAACCCTGA
- a CDS encoding DUF1592 domain-containing protein, translated as MLSLNVFRTVILPLIGFAIASFWSVPGWAQSDDVAGNEASLRADAVKTFKEKVGPFVKTYCTSCHGSRPEAGINLDSALKSPGATSSALHWKKAVANVKVHDMPPDHAEKIPTEEERKQFIEWIGQLKYMAPRDPGPFVLRRLSKVEYGNTLHDLYGVDPSIVDRLPDEVAGEGYLNSISPLQSELFLEIANSVIDTVISVADSTPSEVQKRLFGETPSSSDEFREAARQVARSLARDAYRRPATEEELDVLVEIFDLARENNLDYTASLSLMWKAVLVSPQFLFITPSGPVDSPDSVVPLDDHQLASRLSYLLWSAPPDATLSALADQGRLHDPEVLRGEADRLLEHPRARAVFDGFGVQWLGIGGLRSQTFDQDVFPEMTSELRQAMMEEARLFFESIVRENQSMLRFVDSDYTYLNQPLARIYGVDHVQGAVMQRVRLENSSRGGILGMPATLASTSFPNRTSPVRRGVWVLEQVLGERVPPPPPNVPKLEEQVQKSREGLTLRELTNLHQSEPTCANCHRVLDPIGFGLENFDAIGRWRETDELGVTIDSGGQLPTGEDFTNPAELKILLARRKADIARNLTERFMGFALGRQLEGYDELVIDQLMTKLAEDDYRMRSMITEVITSYLFTHRRVK; from the coding sequence ATGTTGTCCCTAAACGTTTTTCGAACTGTCATTCTACCTTTGATCGGATTCGCGATTGCCTCTTTCTGGTCGGTTCCCGGCTGGGCACAGTCGGATGACGTCGCTGGAAATGAAGCTTCACTGCGGGCCGATGCGGTGAAGACTTTCAAGGAGAAAGTCGGCCCGTTTGTTAAAACGTATTGCACCAGCTGTCATGGCTCTCGCCCCGAGGCCGGCATCAACCTGGATTCGGCACTGAAGAGTCCGGGGGCGACGTCTTCAGCACTGCATTGGAAGAAGGCGGTTGCAAATGTCAAAGTGCATGACATGCCTCCGGACCATGCAGAAAAAATTCCGACGGAAGAGGAACGCAAACAGTTTATCGAGTGGATTGGGCAGCTGAAATACATGGCACCGCGGGATCCTGGTCCGTTTGTCCTTAGACGTCTGAGCAAAGTCGAGTATGGCAACACGCTGCATGACCTGTATGGCGTCGATCCATCGATTGTGGACAGACTGCCGGACGAAGTCGCTGGAGAAGGGTACCTGAATTCAATCTCACCGTTACAGTCAGAGTTATTCCTGGAGATTGCAAACAGCGTCATCGACACCGTTATTTCTGTAGCAGACTCAACACCGAGCGAAGTGCAGAAACGATTGTTTGGGGAGACACCATCCAGCAGTGACGAATTCCGAGAGGCGGCACGTCAGGTCGCACGATCGCTGGCCCGTGATGCCTATCGTCGGCCAGCCACCGAAGAGGAACTGGATGTTCTGGTGGAGATCTTTGATCTGGCCCGTGAAAACAACCTGGATTACACAGCGTCACTGAGCCTGATGTGGAAGGCCGTTCTTGTCTCTCCGCAGTTTCTTTTCATCACTCCCTCTGGTCCGGTTGACTCACCCGATTCTGTGGTGCCATTGGACGATCATCAGCTCGCTTCGCGCCTTTCTTATTTGTTGTGGTCTGCGCCGCCGGATGCCACATTGTCTGCACTGGCAGATCAGGGACGCCTTCACGATCCCGAAGTGCTGCGAGGTGAAGCGGACCGACTCCTGGAGCATCCGCGAGCGCGTGCGGTGTTTGATGGCTTCGGTGTACAGTGGCTCGGTATCGGGGGACTTCGGAGTCAAACGTTTGACCAGGACGTCTTCCCTGAAATGACATCCGAACTTCGCCAGGCGATGATGGAAGAAGCACGTTTGTTTTTCGAAAGTATCGTTCGCGAAAACCAAAGCATGCTGCGGTTTGTGGACAGCGATTACACCTACCTCAATCAGCCGCTGGCCAGAATCTACGGGGTCGATCACGTGCAAGGGGCGGTCATGCAGCGCGTCAGGCTGGAAAACTCCAGCCGAGGCGGCATTCTTGGGATGCCTGCGACGCTCGCAAGTACCTCGTTTCCGAATCGGACGAGCCCGGTTCGCCGTGGCGTCTGGGTTCTTGAGCAGGTTTTGGGGGAACGTGTGCCGCCTCCACCGCCGAATGTCCCCAAACTGGAAGAACAGGTCCAGAAAAGCAGAGAGGGTCTGACACTGCGTGAGCTCACGAACCTGCACCAGTCAGAACCGACGTGTGCCAACTGCCATCGAGTTCTCGATCCCATCGGTTTCGGATTGGAGAATTTTGATGCTATTGGGCGATGGCGGGAGACGGATGAGCTGGGCGTTACGATTGACTCCGGAGGTCAACTTCCAACCGGGGAAGATTTTACGAACCCGGCAGAATTGAAGATTCTGCTTGCCAGGCGCAAGGCTGACATTGCGCGAAACCTGACCGAACGATTTATGGGCTTCGCTCTGGGCCGACAACTGGAAGGCTACGATGAACTCGTGATCGATCAATTGATGACCAAACTTGCCGAAGATGATTATCGAATGCGGTCGATGATTACCGAGGTGATCACCAGCTACCTGTTTACACACCGCAGAGTCAAATAA
- a CDS encoding DUF1552 domain-containing protein, whose amino-acid sequence MNHRFHFNRRALLKGAGVALALPFMDSLSRAAGDKNSKPPVRLGFMYMPHGVIMDDFWPASPETFLESPPPAIESLRPVLNQCLMMKGISGVPISPFNGAPHALELSTWLTATLPDADTRGRVNIAISADQIMANYVGAQTLLPSLELATMPQTWKENQEGLHEAYYSHCSYYSPTQPVPAEIDPRNVLNRLFGRKDDAGPVVRTNPLDRQMLDRVIGGARDLRKNLARTDQLKLDEYLDSVRAVERRIAAIEQRQKEATQESEGLRTTSRSSGDSSPIEIRIPEGDKRSEYMQVMCDLTVLAFQTDTTRVSTYIGSTPNGVSYPELGFKDQHHSQTHHEGREEMVRKVAAITKFNVDQFAYMVNKMAGLREGDGTLLDNCIMMWGSGLEDGNKHSRENLPFIIAGKGGGSINTGRFLPDTRGNQGDLLTTLLSCAGVPLDRPIGIATTEITEMKA is encoded by the coding sequence ATGAATCACAGATTCCATTTCAATCGTCGTGCGTTGCTGAAGGGAGCGGGCGTAGCGCTCGCTCTGCCGTTCATGGATTCTCTGAGCCGGGCGGCTGGTGACAAAAATTCCAAACCACCGGTGCGACTTGGGTTCATGTACATGCCCCACGGCGTCATCATGGACGACTTCTGGCCTGCCAGTCCGGAGACGTTTCTTGAATCTCCTCCGCCAGCGATTGAGTCGCTGCGTCCCGTTCTGAATCAGTGCCTGATGATGAAGGGGATCTCCGGTGTGCCGATTTCGCCATTCAACGGGGCGCCTCATGCGCTGGAGTTATCGACGTGGCTCACTGCGACACTTCCCGACGCGGACACGCGTGGCCGGGTTAACATCGCGATTTCTGCTGATCAGATAATGGCGAATTACGTCGGTGCTCAAACACTGCTGCCGTCGCTGGAACTCGCCACGATGCCACAGACATGGAAAGAGAATCAGGAAGGTCTGCACGAAGCTTACTATTCCCACTGCAGTTACTATTCCCCTACCCAGCCGGTCCCCGCTGAGATCGATCCGCGGAATGTTCTGAACAGATTGTTTGGCAGAAAAGATGATGCAGGGCCTGTTGTACGAACAAATCCACTCGACAGGCAAATGCTGGATCGAGTCATCGGCGGCGCGCGGGACTTGCGGAAAAACCTGGCAAGGACGGATCAGTTGAAACTGGACGAGTACCTGGACAGTGTGCGGGCCGTTGAACGGCGAATCGCTGCGATCGAGCAGCGTCAGAAGGAAGCGACGCAGGAGTCCGAGGGTCTTCGGACCACCAGTCGCAGTTCGGGCGACTCGTCGCCCATCGAGATCCGAATCCCGGAGGGCGACAAACGCAGCGAGTACATGCAGGTGATGTGCGACCTGACCGTCCTGGCATTCCAGACCGACACCACACGGGTCAGCACCTATATCGGCTCCACACCGAATGGTGTGTCGTACCCTGAACTCGGCTTCAAGGATCAGCACCATTCGCAAACGCACCATGAAGGTCGAGAAGAGATGGTGCGGAAGGTGGCGGCGATCACGAAGTTTAATGTCGACCAGTTCGCGTATATGGTGAACAAGATGGCCGGCCTGCGCGAAGGCGATGGCACACTGCTCGACAACTGCATCATGATGTGGGGCTCAGGTCTTGAAGACGGCAACAAGCACAGCCGAGAGAACCTGCCCTTTATCATCGCCGGTAAGGGGGGCGGCTCGATCAATACCGGACGCTTCTTGCCGGATACTCGCGGCAATCAGGGAGATCTGCTGACAACGTTACTCTCCTGTGCTGGCGTTCCTTTGGATCGCCCCATCGGAATCGCGACGACGGAAATCACCGAAATGAAAGCATGA
- a CDS encoding transposase → MPILDFPSAADLRREFVCDVESVGDAVATLKYLRRCVFRTAITNDRIESMSNGKIPFRNCQPQASRLQNDGNLAQKALDSSPASHANRPPGLPACTKCGTMEF, encoded by the coding sequence GTGCCGATCCTGGACTTTCCATCCGCCGCCGACTTGCGCCGCGAGTTCGTGTGCGATGTCGAATCGGTCGGCGATGCCGTGGCGACGCTCAAGTATCTCAGACGCTGCGTCTTTCGAACGGCCATCACCAACGACCGCATCGAATCGATGAGCAATGGGAAAATTCCGTTTCGTAATTGCCAACCGCAGGCGAGTCGTCTGCAAAATGACGGCAACTTGGCGCAGAAGGCTCTTGATAGCTCACCCGCTTCCCACGCCAATCGCCCGCCGGGGCTCCCGGCATGCACAAAGTGCGGCACTATGGAATTCTGA
- a CDS encoding sulfatase, with the protein MLSRWLACLSILLMTAQGPANAAPSPPNVLFIAIDDLNHWVGHLGRHPQTRTPNIDRLAREGVTFAHAYCTAPACNPSRASLMSGLRPSSTGCYLNSQNWRPGISEDKLLNTHFANAGYRVYGAGKIYHGSYKPGGIWNDYFAGTGKTRIHPDAVNNGVGGIKFYPLANSDEEMPDYSVVSYGLRKLEEESDKPFFLAIGLVKPHMPFSVPRKWFDMFPLDSIQLPPHRTDDLDDVPAAGIRMAGADGDHAQIIASGRWKEAVQAYLATIAFCDSQVGRLLDGLAESPHRENTIVVLWSDHGWSLGEKSHWRKFALWEEPTRTVFTWKVPGVTKAGGVCGRTVDFSCIYPTLCSLTGLKIPDHIEGRDISPLLHDPGTQWDHPALTTHGFQNHTVRTERWRYIRYANGDEELYDEQADPFEYINLADVAAHSLTKQQLRKLLPETDAPNLPGAPDGRGNGNGASGRKKRAAQKNARSGGEDKSGDEKSQ; encoded by the coding sequence ATGCTTTCTCGCTGGTTGGCATGTCTCTCGATCCTGCTGATGACCGCACAGGGACCCGCGAATGCTGCACCGTCGCCGCCAAACGTCTTGTTTATTGCTATCGACGACCTGAATCACTGGGTGGGGCATCTGGGCAGGCATCCTCAAACCCGAACGCCCAATATCGATCGCCTTGCCCGGGAAGGCGTCACATTCGCTCATGCCTACTGTACCGCACCCGCGTGTAATCCTTCTCGTGCTTCACTGATGTCCGGACTGCGCCCCAGTTCAACAGGTTGTTATTTGAACAGCCAGAACTGGCGCCCCGGGATCAGTGAAGACAAGCTGTTGAATACGCACTTTGCCAATGCCGGATACCGTGTCTACGGTGCAGGGAAGATTTATCACGGCAGTTACAAGCCTGGTGGAATCTGGAATGATTACTTTGCTGGTACGGGAAAGACACGCATCCATCCTGATGCGGTGAACAACGGAGTCGGCGGTATCAAATTCTATCCGCTGGCAAATTCGGATGAGGAGATGCCCGATTACAGTGTCGTGAGCTACGGGCTGCGAAAACTTGAAGAAGAAAGCGACAAGCCTTTTTTCCTCGCAATTGGACTCGTCAAGCCTCATATGCCGTTTAGTGTTCCCCGGAAATGGTTCGACATGTTCCCGCTGGATTCCATCCAGCTGCCGCCGCATCGCACAGATGATCTCGATGATGTACCTGCGGCCGGCATCAGGATGGCTGGTGCTGACGGTGACCACGCGCAGATCATCGCATCCGGTCGATGGAAAGAAGCTGTTCAGGCTTACCTGGCCACGATCGCGTTTTGCGATTCGCAGGTGGGGCGCCTTCTGGATGGTCTTGCAGAATCCCCTCACCGTGAAAATACGATTGTGGTTCTGTGGAGCGATCACGGCTGGAGTCTCGGAGAAAAATCTCACTGGCGCAAATTCGCTTTATGGGAAGAACCCACTCGAACAGTATTCACCTGGAAAGTGCCCGGTGTCACGAAAGCCGGCGGTGTCTGCGGCCGCACGGTGGACTTTTCGTGCATTTATCCAACGCTGTGCTCATTGACCGGACTGAAGATCCCCGATCATATTGAGGGTCGCGATATCTCACCGCTGCTGCATGATCCCGGGACGCAATGGGACCATCCTGCTTTGACAACGCATGGCTTTCAGAATCACACAGTCCGCACCGAGCGCTGGAGATACATTCGCTATGCGAATGGTGATGAAGAGCTCTACGACGAACAGGCAGACCCGTTTGAATACATCAATCTGGCTGACGTTGCCGCGCATAGCTTGACGAAACAGCAACTGAGAAAACTGTTGCCGGAAACCGACGCTCCAAACCTGCCTGGTGCCCCGGATGGACGTGGCAATGGAAACGGTGCCTCCGGCAGGAAGAAACGCGCGGCCCAAAAGAACGCTCGCAGCGGAGGCGAAGACAAATCAGGGGATGAGAAGTCACAGTAA
- a CDS encoding DUF1559 domain-containing protein yields MKVASLRRQGFTLIELLVVIAIIAILIALLLPAVQQAREAARRTQCKNNLKQIGLAIHNYHDTHNVFPPGTVPRRGTANNGRVIANYESYGWAALILPQMEQSNITNQLKISTVTLNEALIAANAAGNLDLMFPALNVYQCPSDTTGPNLKTGMRRTHFNGLSGIGNGWRPPTLNYPGSTGDPSGDLRAPRQLNHRAPLGVFYNGSRVKMRDITDGTSNTFMVGEREERCGAGSWLGGRNPDGNGTHGNDYHLARVRQPLNDPVNTGDDRCTDGFSSKHVGGAQFLFCDGSVHFISENIDFNLAGAPERNDQGIDWPADVTNAGAVGIYQKLGMKSDGQVIGEF; encoded by the coding sequence ATGAAAGTCGCATCTTTGCGCCGGCAGGGTTTTACCCTGATCGAGCTTTTGGTCGTAATTGCGATCATAGCAATCCTGATCGCCCTGCTTCTTCCGGCCGTCCAGCAGGCCCGCGAGGCGGCTCGCCGCACACAGTGCAAGAACAATCTGAAGCAAATTGGCCTGGCAATTCACAACTACCACGACACGCACAACGTGTTCCCGCCGGGCACAGTTCCCCGCCGGGGAACGGCCAATAATGGTCGTGTGATTGCCAATTACGAATCGTACGGCTGGGCTGCTTTAATTCTGCCGCAAATGGAGCAAAGCAACATTACGAATCAGTTGAAGATTTCAACCGTGACGCTCAATGAAGCGCTCATCGCGGCCAATGCGGCCGGGAATCTTGACTTGATGTTCCCTGCTTTGAACGTCTACCAGTGCCCCAGCGATACGACCGGACCGAATTTGAAGACCGGCATGCGTCGCACGCACTTCAACGGACTTTCAGGTATTGGAAACGGATGGCGTCCGCCGACTCTGAATTACCCCGGGTCGACAGGCGATCCCTCCGGTGACCTTCGTGCTCCACGTCAGCTGAATCATCGTGCACCACTTGGAGTCTTCTACAACGGAAGCCGAGTCAAGATGCGAGACATCACTGATGGGACATCCAATACATTTATGGTCGGAGAACGTGAAGAACGATGTGGAGCCGGATCCTGGCTCGGTGGACGTAACCCGGATGGAAACGGCACCCACGGCAACGACTACCATCTGGCGCGTGTTCGTCAGCCCCTGAATGACCCCGTGAATACAGGGGATGACCGCTGTACGGACGGTTTCAGCAGTAAGCATGTCGGCGGAGCCCAGTTCCTGTTCTGCGACGGTTCTGTTCACTTCATCAGCGAAAACATTGACTTCAATCTCGCAGGTGCTCCCGAACGAAATGACCAGGGAATCGACTGGCCAGCAGATGTTACGAACGCCGGCGCCGTGGGCATCTACCAGAAGCTGGGGATGAAATCAGACGGTCAGGTCATTGGTGAATTCTGA
- a CDS encoding carboxypeptidase-like regulatory domain-containing protein yields the protein MYRIACVLLAVGFTVGCGRSDLPELGTVTGVVTASGAPVANAIVNFTPTGPGRPSTGETDAQGKFKMIYLQGIDGAIVGEHTVTVERVTTEAMDDLPDDPSEMTAEQKAAAEAIKPLPPAASDGSVKVEVKAGTNELNITL from the coding sequence ATGTACCGAATTGCCTGCGTGCTTCTGGCTGTTGGATTCACTGTCGGATGCGGCCGAAGCGATCTCCCTGAGCTGGGCACTGTGACAGGAGTGGTCACAGCGTCCGGAGCCCCGGTCGCCAACGCAATTGTCAACTTCACTCCCACAGGACCAGGTCGTCCCTCCACCGGCGAAACCGACGCTCAGGGAAAGTTCAAGATGATCTACCTTCAGGGTATTGATGGAGCCATCGTTGGTGAACACACGGTGACCGTCGAACGGGTTACAACCGAAGCAATGGATGATCTTCCGGATGACCCATCCGAAATGACTGCGGAGCAGAAAGCAGCAGCAGAGGCAATCAAACCATTACCACCGGCTGCTTCCGATGGTTCAGTGAAGGTGGAAGTGAAAGCGGGCACGAATGAGCTGAACATCACCCTCTAA
- a CDS encoding D-hexose-6-phosphate mutarotase encodes MPDVNQLNDQFSIPGLRFETNPQGMVRATIQTPAAEAELYLQGAHVTRWKPAGHREVLWLSRSSWFESGKPIRGGIPICFPWFGPHPVDPQQPAHGTARISNWNIAQAEETAEHGVKLWLTAQIETFQMTYTVDFGNELKLGLQIRNSQASTYELPIEEALHTYFSVSDIRQVSIEGLQQAAYIDKMDNGLLKAPAHTAIRFDRETDRIYVNTEAACTLHDPNLQREIVVGKRGSLSTVVWNPWIAKAARMPDFRDDEWQGMVCIESANVATNALTLAPGESHSLQVDISVNAMTNASV; translated from the coding sequence ATGCCCGATGTAAATCAACTCAATGACCAATTTTCGATCCCCGGTCTTCGGTTTGAAACCAATCCCCAGGGCATGGTCAGGGCGACCATCCAGACACCTGCTGCTGAGGCGGAGTTATATCTTCAAGGGGCGCATGTCACCCGGTGGAAACCGGCAGGGCATCGTGAAGTACTCTGGCTGAGCAGATCTTCATGGTTTGAATCGGGGAAACCAATTCGGGGCGGTATTCCGATTTGCTTTCCCTGGTTCGGCCCGCACCCTGTTGATCCCCAGCAGCCAGCTCATGGCACCGCTCGAATCTCAAACTGGAATATCGCGCAGGCTGAGGAAACCGCTGAACACGGCGTCAAGCTATGGCTCACCGCCCAAATAGAAACGTTTCAAATGACCTACACTGTCGACTTCGGAAACGAGCTGAAACTCGGCCTGCAGATTCGCAACTCGCAGGCCAGTACGTACGAGCTCCCGATCGAAGAGGCGCTTCATACGTACTTCTCCGTCAGCGACATTCGGCAAGTCAGCATCGAAGGGCTTCAGCAGGCTGCGTACATTGATAAGATGGACAACGGCTTATTAAAGGCGCCGGCCCATACGGCCATACGATTTGATCGGGAAACGGACCGTATCTACGTCAACACAGAGGCCGCCTGCACTCTGCACGATCCGAACCTTCAGCGCGAGATTGTTGTGGGTAAGCGGGGATCGTTATCCACCGTCGTCTGGAACCCCTGGATCGCAAAGGCCGCGCGAATGCCGGACTTTCGTGATGATGAATGGCAGGGAATGGTGTGCATAGAATCGGCCAATGTCGCGACAAACGCATTGACGCTGGCACCGGGCGAATCCCATAGCCTGCAGGTGGATATTTCAGTGAATGCAATGACAAATGCATCCGTCTGA